One window from the genome of Poecilia reticulata strain Guanapo linkage group LG9, Guppy_female_1.0+MT, whole genome shotgun sequence encodes:
- the cldn5a gene encoding claudin 5a yields MVSAGLEILGLSLCVIGSLLVMVACGLPMWKVTAFIEANIVVAQTMWDGLWMSCVVQSTGQMQCKVHDSVLALSHDLQAARALTIISSVMGVLGLMVVIAGAQCTNCIRTEYVKARVVNAGGIIYIISGLFVLVPLCWMANNIISDFYNPQVPSSKKREIGAALYIGWAATALLLIGGTLLCCSCPSSGNSGYSVKYAPTKRASQNGDYDKRNYV; encoded by the coding sequence ATGGTGTCGGCCGGACTGGAGATCTTGGGTCTTTCTTTGTGCGTAATTGGCTCGCTCCTGGTCATGGTTGCATGCGGGCTTCCCATGTGGAAGGTGACGGCGTTCATCGAGGCCAACATCGTGGTGGCGCAGACAATGTGGGACGGCCTGTGGATGTCCTGCGTGGTGCAGAGCACCGGCCAGATGCAGTGCAAGGTGCACGACTCCGTCCTCGCTCTGAGCCACGACCTGCAGGCGGCCAGAGCGCTCACCATCATCTCCTCCGTGATGGGAGTGCTGGGTCTCATGGTGGTGATCGCGGGGGCGCAGTGCACCAACTGCATCCGCACAGAGTACGTGAAAGCCCGTGTGGTGAACGCCGGTGGGATCATCTACATCATCAGCGGCCTGTTTGTGCTGGTTCCCCTTTGCTGGATGGCCAACAACATCATATCGGACTTCTACAATCCTCAGGTGCCTTCATCCAAGAAGAGGGAAATCGGCGCTGCGCTCTACATCGGCTGGGCGGCCACGGCGCTGCTGCTGATCGGGGGAACGCTTCTTTGCTGCTCCTGTCCCTCCAGTGGAAACTCAGGATACTCTGTAAAATATGCCCCGACCAAGAGAGCCTCGCAGAACGGGGACTATGACAAGAGGAATTATGTGTAG